From the Manihot esculenta cultivar AM560-2 chromosome 3, M.esculenta_v8, whole genome shotgun sequence genome, one window contains:
- the LOC110612066 gene encoding uncharacterized protein LOC110612066 isoform X2, translating into MSTISIHRPDFTTLSNDRFGNHSKFHRMASSLTMAMDSRSSQTRKKEELSIQVPASSIPQFETSRLPDLRFDRLQTPEKDLIHEDKFEFGQFVAREAIIDEEFWTAAWLRAESHWEDRINDRYVDNHKRKFAEQEFHAIKRQRAGLHGQKCRCIVTERVKVPIFRSFHRRGPNTYGYVANLCVAKLARRQGIASNMLHFAVESAKSSGVEQVYVHVHRNNIPAQDLYEKIGFEIVEAASLQLQEEKTYLLCCRV; encoded by the exons ATGTCGACTATTTCCATTcacagacctgacttcactacCTTGTCAAATGATAGATTCGGAAATCACTCCAAATTTCACAGGATGGCTTCTTCTTTGACAAT GGCCATGGATTCTAGGTCTTCTCAAACAAGGAAAAAGGAAGAGCTATCTATACAAGTTCCAGCGTCATCTATTCCTCAATTTGAGACCTCGAGGCTACCTGATCTGCGATTTGACCGTCTTCAAACGCCTGAAAAGGATTTGATACATGAGGACAAGTTCGAATTTGGGCAATTTGTGGCCCGAGAAGCTATAATTGATGAAGAATTCTGG ACAGCAGCTTGGCTGCGAGCAGAAAGTCATTGGGAAGATCGAATAAATGATCG ATATGTCGATAATCACAAAAGGAAATTCGCAGAGCAG GAGTTCCATGCCATAAAAAGGCAGAGAGCAGGTCTACATGGACAAAAATGTAGATGCATTGTCACG GAGCGGGTAAAGGTTCCTATCTTCCGCAGTTTCCATAGGAGGGGACCAAATACTTATGGTTATGTTGCAAACCTGTGTGTTGCCAAATTAGCACGTCGCCAAGGAATCGCAAGCAACATGTTGCATTTTGCTGTTGAATCAGCAAAATCTAGTG GTGTAGAACAAGTATACGTGCATGTGCATAGAAACAATATACCCGCACAAGATCTATACGAAAAGATAGGATTTGAG ATTGTTGAAGCTGCAAGCCTGCAATTACAAGAAGAGAAGACATACCTACTTTGTTGCAGGGtatga
- the LOC110610392 gene encoding root phototropism protein 3-like, which translates to MWESESESVVGRDYGNGVLSSSKHGIKTDGFELRGQSWYVATDIPSDLLVQIGVVYFHLHKVVILLLSSSKFKLQWQKN; encoded by the exons ATGTGGGAGTCTGAGAGTGAATCTGTTGTTGGTCGAGATTATGGTAATGGAGTTCTTAGCTCAAGCAAGCATGGCATCAAGACCGATGGGTTTGAGCTCAGGGGCCAGTCATG GTATGTTGCAACTGATATTCCAAGTGATCTTTTAGTTCAGATTGGAGTTGTATATTTCCACTTGCATAAGGTAGTCATTTTACTTCTCTCAAGCTCCAAATTCAAACTTCAATGGCAGAAAAATTAG
- the LOC110610357 gene encoding uncharacterized protein LOC110610357: MEPASNGEEPTSWEELYNINLMPSELFFKFRKEIEGLRVGVNLEFYNAPINDFQAKIVLKPLSPERRWKFIYEPIHKDVRVLSKKIPITKFLNLQVGIGHNFQLQATGWNWKLTTCLGGDGVSRIRNKTSLGLFPGMDLRFGWRADYVFPEISGALGTGEPLFNLSTGRLQASLDRVETIVTHTS, encoded by the exons ATGGAGCCTGCTTCTAATGGAGAGGAACCCACTTCGTGGGAAGAGCTTTACAATATCAATTTGATGCCATCTGAGCTGTTTTTCAAGTTTAGAAAGGAAATTGAGGGGCTTCGAGTTGGAGTAAATTTAGAG TTCTACAATGCTCCCATCAATGATTTCCAAGCCAAGATTGTTCTGAAACCTTTATCCCCTGAACGGCGGTGGAAGTTCATATATGAGCCTATTCATAAGGATGTGCGTGTTCTTTCCAAGAAGATTCCTATAACCAAATTTCTAAATCTCCAG GTTGGTATTGGCCATAATTTTCAGTTGCAAGCTACTGGCTGGAATTGGAAGCTAACTACATGCTTAGGCGGCGATGGTGTATCTCGTATTCGGAATAAGACATCACTTGGGTTGTTCCCTGGCATGGATTTACGGTTTGGTTGGAGGGCAGATTATGTTTTCCCAGAAATTTCGGG GGCACTGGGTACCGGTGAGCCATTGTTCAACTTGAGTACAGGGCGATTGCAAGCGTCTCTGGATAGAGTGGAAACCATTGTAACCCACACATCATGA
- the LOC110612066 gene encoding uncharacterized protein LOC110612066 isoform X1, which yields MSTISIHRPDFTTLSNDRFGNHSKFHRMASSLTMAMDSRSSQTRKKEELSIQVPASSIPQFETSRLPDLRFDRLQTPEKDLIHEDKFEFGQFVAREAIIDEEFWTAAWLRAESHWEDRINDRYVDNHKRKFAEQEFHAIKRQRAGLHGQKCRCIVTVRREDKNVKRTVLKSVVGTLDLSIRFLLQGETFPGERVKVPIFRSFHRRGPNTYGYVANLCVAKLARRQGIASNMLHFAVESAKSSGVEQVYVHVHRNNIPAQDLYEKIGFEIVEAASLQLQEEKTYLLCCRV from the exons ATGTCGACTATTTCCATTcacagacctgacttcactacCTTGTCAAATGATAGATTCGGAAATCACTCCAAATTTCACAGGATGGCTTCTTCTTTGACAAT GGCCATGGATTCTAGGTCTTCTCAAACAAGGAAAAAGGAAGAGCTATCTATACAAGTTCCAGCGTCATCTATTCCTCAATTTGAGACCTCGAGGCTACCTGATCTGCGATTTGACCGTCTTCAAACGCCTGAAAAGGATTTGATACATGAGGACAAGTTCGAATTTGGGCAATTTGTGGCCCGAGAAGCTATAATTGATGAAGAATTCTGG ACAGCAGCTTGGCTGCGAGCAGAAAGTCATTGGGAAGATCGAATAAATGATCG ATATGTCGATAATCACAAAAGGAAATTCGCAGAGCAG GAGTTCCATGCCATAAAAAGGCAGAGAGCAGGTCTACATGGACAAAAATGTAGATGCATTGTCACG GTAAGAAGGGAAGACAAAAATGTAAAACGCACTGTATTGAAAAGTGTAGTTGGAACTCTTGATTTGAGCATTCGGTTCTTATTGCAGGGAGAGACCTTTCCAGGG GAGCGGGTAAAGGTTCCTATCTTCCGCAGTTTCCATAGGAGGGGACCAAATACTTATGGTTATGTTGCAAACCTGTGTGTTGCCAAATTAGCACGTCGCCAAGGAATCGCAAGCAACATGTTGCATTTTGCTGTTGAATCAGCAAAATCTAGTG GTGTAGAACAAGTATACGTGCATGTGCATAGAAACAATATACCCGCACAAGATCTATACGAAAAGATAGGATTTGAG ATTGTTGAAGCTGCAAGCCTGCAATTACAAGAAGAGAAGACATACCTACTTTGTTGCAGGGtatga